GATCTAATAGTATTGACCTGGGGGCATTGGATTAGAGTGAATTCACTAGTTAAGATGGGAtggtaggttcaaacctaaattaatttttgatttattatgtaattaagatataattttagatGGACAACGGACAACAGTTGAAGTATTTGTTCGCTGTGTCCTGTcaattctttcctttttcttccagTGAAAGACCATAGATCATCTTTGCAGTCATTACCCCATCCTTGTGAAATTCTAGTTGCTTCTTATAGATTATGTTGGATTTTATAAGTGATTTTCTCTTGGTCTGTTATTGAATATTGGTTTCTGggctcttttttatttaattaaacatAATAGTTGGCTACTCTCTTGATAGCCATTCTCAAGATTATTCAAGTAGAATGGATTGTTAACACAAAATTTAAGGAACATGAGATGGCTAAAATGGTTTTCTATATGCATAAGAAAAGATTTGCCTACTCAATACTTGCACAAGAAGAAATTCATAAGAGAACTTATTGGGAAGTCATTAGGATCAGATTAGCTGGTTTTAAGGGTTTGCTGCATAGTTCTGTCGTGTCCATACTAGGGCATATCAGAGGTTCATGGGAAATATCAATAGGTCTAGAATTCTAAAGGATTGAATTCACAGGTAATCTGTGCTGATGTACAGGGTAATTCTCATCATATGATCAAGCAGAAATTTGGAACACATACAACTTTTAGTAAAGAAAGTCAAATGTGAAAGATTGTTGAAGCCCATTTTATTTTAGAAATTGGAAGATGAGTCTCAGGTGTGAAAAGAGAGCATCACTTTCAGCATAGTGTAATATTGCCGAGAGTAGGAAGGCATTCTTTTAACAAACATATTGAGTGGTAATTTCCTTATTCAGAAATTATTTAgccaatgtttgattttttttttttcttttttttgggagtTGGAGGTGGAAAGCAAGGTCCCCACATGTGTATGCTAGAACAAGAAACCGtaggaagaacttattttgtaAGTTGCCATTATGCTTCTTGCAACATAATATTTATGTTTAGCTTTTCTTATACTATAACTTGTACAGTTATGTATCTTCAAGTATGCACTTGACAAGGCCAATATGGTATACTTTCACAATTGTTCTCACAAGCTTTCTCAAAAGCATTCCTTGGTTCCTCCCCTTGCACATCCATTGCTTTCACTCTAAAAGAATCCCATGGTGCAGCAAGAAATGAAACTGAGTAATGAACTTAAATATTTAGGAAGAAGAAATCTGTTCTTTCTTCGATTAGAAAATTCAGAAATCAAATACTCTCATGAGTCAGGAGAAAGTGTTTAGTTAGAAAGAAATTTTAACTAACTAAGAACGTAAGACAAGAGGGAGGGAAATGCCCAATTGTTCTACACAAACTATAAGTTTTCCTTGGTGGAGCCTTAATGAATATCCTAATGAACACAATCACTTATTTACTAATAACAACTTGAATGTAGAGGAGGCATCCAAAGATGCCCCGAGGAACCTAACATGGAGAACAAAAGAAACCCAGAGGCTTCTGAAGACATTTATGAAACTTTCTGGAATGAAATTGAACTATAAAATGCTTGGTCAGTTTTTGTTTCTGTACTAAATTGGTTTGATTTAATATGAATCTGGTAAGTTTTATCTCTGAATTGTGCTCcagattttaaattattattcatatGCCAAAAGATTGACTTGAATTTGGTTGGCTTGAGATTTCAAAAAAAATGTtcctatgtttttttttttttccatggagATCACACTGGGTAAATTTGCTGAGTTCTCAAGCCTCTAAGGCAAAGCTTGTGCTAATGTTGCCAGTATTTGCCTCAACTGACTCGGGCTCGCGCAAAAGCCAGACATACAGCATGAGCTATGAAGCATGGACATGGATACAACCCATTATGGATACATGATACAGCAAATCTTGAAAAAGTAAGATAGGATACAGGTAGAATACATCAATGAATATATATGTTGTAtgcgtatatgtatgtatgtatttatatataagtatataaaaAATCCATAAAGCATAGTAAGATATGCCAGACTAAACGACACTGACTATACTTTGTATGGTAGCATTAACTTTTACAAGCTCATCATTAACATAGTTCATActttatatgtatgcatatattttaTACCACatgcgtacatacatatatatacaaaaaGGAATTCATAAAGCATAGTACAGTATGCCAATCTATATGTTATAGTCCATACTTTACACAGTAGAAGTATCTAGCGTGCTTTTTTgggaaaaaattgaaaaacagGATGCTTAGTAGAAGTATTGGAGAGATATCCATGTAGTATCCAACGAATATCTGTATCCAATACAAGACACGATATGGACACGCATGTGATTTGAAGTATCTGTGCTTCCTAGGGCATGAGATTACAATGTTTATAATCTACATTGGCCAATGTGCAAGCTTTCAGGTTGCAGTTTATGGCATGTATTGAAGTAGAAGTTTGCTCAAATGTTCTTCCAATCTTTGGAGTTTTCACATCGTTTTTTATTTCCTTTGTCTCGCTTGTATGGTGTTGGTGTCATTGTGTGTTCTTGCTCTGCAGACCTGCCCTTTTCTATTGGTGAAGCTACTCTCATTAAACTATTCTCAAAGTTTGGCCGCATAGTAGAGGGTAAGATTTTCAGTTTTAGTACCAGGTCTGTTCAGCTGCGCCTTTTGTTTGTGATTTTCATAAATACTGCCTGAGAGTGTACATGTTTTGACAGTTAAACTCGCTAAACATGAAGAGACAAAGAAGTCAAAAGGGTATGCTTTCATTCAGTACTCTAGTCAAGATGATGCTTTGCTGGCTATGGAGCAGATGGATCAAAGGGTCCCATATCTAAACCCTACTCTTCTTTTATCTTTCCCCCCCTCTTGCCAATGTCTTTCAAAAGAGGCACCTATCGTGCCATGTATAAACAAGTCCatcatgaattttaaattctGTAATCATGAATGCATCATGAAACTTTTGACAAATTTCAGGTGTAGATGGCCTGTATAAATTTCTGCATGGGGCCTATGGGCATTATCTTCCATCCTATTGCCCCTGAAGTTAATTTTCATCATCTTATTTATTACATCCCTTTTCCCTCCCTCCATAAACAGGTGGCTGGGATGGTTCCCCTGCCGCCAGCATGGAACTCAGGCACCTGTATGGAATTTCTATGCAGGCTGTCTACACCTGAAGTTTTTCTCAGTGGTTTCCTTGTCACACCATTTGGCTTGCTTCATTCCATTTTGTAGTTCTTACGAAGTGATGGGCATGCTTGATCTCTTTTGATTTATCTTGTCCATTAAAATCTGACGACATGAAGGTTCTTTCTctctcgtttttttttttttagaggatAAATGGCAGAATCATCTATGCTGAGATGGCAAAGCCCTCGAATATTGGGTTTGCTGATTACCCAATAACCTCTGGTCCCCCCTTGCAGCCAAATTCAGAGACAAGTGCATGGAAGGATAATTGGGATGGGGAAGAATATTATTAGCCAAATTAACTAAAGCTGGTTCTTGGTGCTTGGTGATACTAATGCATTTTATATCTCTCAACTGTCAAACTTCAGGATCCCTATTATTGGTAGGGAACAGTGATTGCTGAAAGCAAGGTATGTATGGCAAGGTAGGCCAACAAGAGGATGCGATCCAGTTATGATTTTTTATCCTGCCATGTGGATTTCAGTTCAACAGATAGCAGATTTTTCCTGAGATGCTGACAGGCATATTAGTTTGCCTTTCCTGCTGATATTGGTTCTTCCAAATTTTTCGACAAAAACTATGGAACATGATTGTCTGTGTATTATAATCGATATCTACATTCTTTTTGAGATAAAGATTGTATATTGTTAATCAAAATTGACATAGCTGCTTGGGTGGACTGGAAAGAAATACCAATTTTGCTGCTATTATGAAGCTCGCTAATGGTGCATGTTAATAATCTGGAACAAGGACTTGCTCAAACCGGCAGCCAGGATTAAGGTAGTAAATTGGCTTCAGATTGCACATAAATCACGTTCAAAAGTCACAGGCTGATGTAGTTTGCAATCCTATCCTTGTATAGCATCAAGACCGGTGTGGTTAAATAACTTCTCAAGCTTGACAAAGTAGTAAAAATGAAAATATTAGTTCTACTGGAAGTCATTATGCATCCTGAGAAAGATTTCTGATCCTAATTATCCTAATTCAGCTGACATAACAGAAGACCTGGAAGGGCTTAAAGGATTTTATAAACCGAAAGTAGTTCTTTGAACTTCTATGAAGAGAAGGAATATACTTGAGGACTCCGGATTTAATAACGATGGTTGCTTCTGCTACATAAAAAGCATCCAGACTAAGAAATTGTGATCACAAGTTCAATGCTAGTTGGTAAAATGATTCTTATCATTTTTGCAATgcaaaatttacttttaatccATACATTAAGCAGGCAACTACATGTTCATTTCATCAAATTTTGGTAAATTATAGCACAACTGATCCATTTATTCATGTCTTTAGTTCATTCACCTCAATACATCGTTCTCATTGAATAAAATGGTGTCGATTGATAatctagaagaaaaaatatttctaatttatttctaactaGTTCAAGAAGGGGGGAAAAAACATAGATGATGCTTATCAAGGACGGTTGAAGCTTCAAATCAAAATGGGTTGATATGTTCTCCTAAGTTATTACATGGAGTAATTTGGTCTTTGTTGTCTGAGTTAATAAACAGAGGCACCAAGCAATCAGGATGCGCTAGATGAAATTAGCTATTAAACCATGAAAAAA
Above is a genomic segment from Elaeis guineensis isolate ETL-2024a chromosome 1, EG11, whole genome shotgun sequence containing:
- the LOC105039694 gene encoding small RNA-binding protein 11, chloroplastic, with the translated sequence MCSCGTSEPHYPSFPEDRRAPERLEENSELEMFAAIFSPISSNPPLSRPRCSPSSLPSNGMNPKASLPNLPIGSRLFVSNLPFSIGEATLIKLFSKFGRIVEVKLAKHEETKKSKGYAFIQYSSQDDALLAMEQMDQRRINGRIIYAEMAKPSNIGFADYPITSGPPLQPNSETSAWKDNWDGEEYY